The following are encoded in a window of Brockia lithotrophica genomic DNA:
- the ruvC gene encoding crossover junction endodeoxyribonuclease RuvC, with amino-acid sequence MLILGIDPGLETLGYGAVRVEGRTLRPHAYGVLRTDGGQRPEIRLLELYRSMRRLVEDLAPSEAVVERLYFGRNATSAMAVGEARGVALLVLAELGVPVFSYAPGEVKAAVTGYGRAPKEQVQEMVRRILGLTALPQPDDAADALAVAVAHAHRLASRLRTVGGTGR; translated from the coding sequence TTGCTCATCCTCGGCATCGATCCCGGCCTCGAAACCCTGGGCTACGGCGCCGTACGCGTAGAGGGGCGGACGCTACGGCCGCACGCCTACGGCGTACTGCGCACGGATGGAGGCCAACGTCCCGAAATCCGCCTCCTCGAGCTCTACCGTTCCATGCGGCGGCTCGTGGAGGACCTCGCGCCGAGCGAGGCCGTCGTGGAACGGCTCTACTTCGGCCGCAACGCCACGAGCGCCATGGCCGTTGGGGAGGCCCGGGGCGTCGCCCTCCTCGTCCTTGCGGAACTCGGGGTACCCGTGTTCTCCTACGCACCGGGGGAGGTAAAGGCAGCCGTCACCGGGTACGGCCGTGCCCCCAAGGAGCAGGTACAGGAAATGGTCCGGCGCATTCTCGGTTTGACCGCCCTCCCGCAGCCAGACGATGCCGCCGACGCCCTCGCCGTTGCCGTCGCACACGCCCACCGCCTCGCGTCGCGCCTTCGCACAGTTGGGGGGACGGGACGGTGA
- a CDS encoding YebC/PmpR family DNA-binding transcriptional regulator — MAGHSKWHNIKRRKAAVDAVRGREFAKVSRQIYVAVRNGGADPKQNLALRAAMERAREINMPADTIERTIKKALGDVEGARYEEILYEGYAPGGVAVLVQALTDNRNRTAQTVRHLFHKHGGSLGESGSASYLFRYTGVVQIPRSPQTEQAVLRALDLGAWEVEEDEEVVHLYVEPDALEEVRRTLESEGIEVRASRLTYVPTLTVRVEGETAERVLALLEALDEEDEVQEVYANAEWEDVG, encoded by the coding sequence ATGGCCGGTCACTCGAAGTGGCACAACATCAAACGGCGCAAGGCGGCCGTCGATGCCGTCCGCGGAAGGGAATTCGCCAAGGTGTCGCGGCAGATCTATGTTGCGGTGCGGAATGGAGGGGCGGACCCCAAGCAAAACCTCGCGCTCCGCGCCGCGATGGAACGTGCGCGGGAGATCAACATGCCGGCGGACACGATCGAGCGCACGATCAAGAAGGCCCTGGGCGACGTGGAGGGGGCGCGCTACGAGGAAATCCTCTACGAGGGATATGCCCCCGGCGGTGTGGCCGTACTCGTGCAGGCCCTCACGGACAACCGGAACCGCACGGCCCAGACCGTCCGCCACCTGTTTCACAAGCACGGCGGAAGCCTCGGGGAAAGCGGAAGCGCTTCCTACCTCTTTCGCTACACGGGCGTCGTGCAAATTCCCCGCTCGCCGCAGACGGAGCAGGCCGTCCTCCGCGCCCTCGACCTCGGGGCGTGGGAGGTCGAGGAAGACGAGGAGGTCGTCCACCTCTACGTAGAGCCGGACGCGCTCGAGGAAGTGCGCCGAACCCTCGAGTCGGAAGGGATCGAGGTGCGCGCTTCGCGCCTCACATACGTACCGACGCTTACCGTTCGCGTGGAGGGTGAGACGGCCGAGCGCGTCCTCGCGCTCCTCGAAGCCTTGGACGAAGAGGACGAAGTGCAAGAGGTGTACGCCAACGCCGAGTGGGAGGACGTCGGCTGA
- the nadE gene encoding NAD(+) synthase produces MEELKQYLEAYRVRVAEDAARRVEWIRELVDRSGARGVVLGLSGGLDSAVVAALVRRAVGKERLTCLVLPIESPPESLAHARLVAEALDIDAREVDLGPAFAAFRSACASILTWDERSAGNLKARLRMAALYAYANAHGYLVAGTSNRSELYVGYSTKGGDAVADFFPIASLTKSEVRVLAEYLGIPPDILKKPPSADLWPGQTDEGELGLTYAELDRYLLTGEAPPAVRERIEALHRASEHKRELPPSL; encoded by the coding sequence GTGGAAGAACTAAAGCAATATCTCGAAGCCTACCGCGTCCGCGTCGCCGAAGATGCGGCGCGGCGTGTGGAGTGGATTCGCGAACTCGTAGACCGAAGCGGGGCGCGCGGCGTCGTCCTCGGCCTCTCCGGAGGGTTGGACAGCGCCGTAGTTGCCGCCCTCGTTCGCCGGGCCGTGGGCAAAGAGCGCCTCACGTGTCTCGTGCTTCCCATAGAGAGCCCCCCTGAGTCCCTCGCCCATGCGCGGCTCGTAGCCGAGGCGCTGGACATAGACGCGCGCGAGGTCGACCTCGGACCTGCCTTTGCCGCCTTCCGTTCGGCATGCGCGTCGATCCTCACGTGGGACGAGCGCTCGGCGGGAAACCTCAAGGCGCGCCTGCGGATGGCGGCGCTGTACGCCTATGCCAACGCCCACGGGTATCTCGTGGCGGGAACCTCGAACCGGAGCGAGCTGTACGTCGGGTACTCCACCAAGGGGGGAGATGCCGTAGCCGACTTCTTCCCCATCGCGTCGCTCACGAAGAGCGAGGTGCGCGTGCTTGCGGAGTACCTGGGAATCCCGCCCGACATCCTGAAGAAGCCTCCGAGCGCCGATCTTTGGCCGGGGCAAACGGACGAGGGCGAACTCGGGCTCACGTATGCGGAGCTCGACCGCTACCTCCTTACGGGCGAGGCTCCGCCGGCCGTGCGGGAGCGCATCGAGGCCCTGCACCGCGCTTCGGAACACAAGCGGGAGCTTCCGCCCTCCCTCTGA
- a CDS encoding LysM peptidoglycan-binding domain-containing protein, with product MRIHIVQPEETWAAIAERYGTTPEEIRAYNGVAEEDLHPGMKLKVPPVRSAAEARDLQSAEADFVREHAEAGGDPPASEGDASSLSEADAPDVRASSAAFAEAEAAAEQEAQEGKAAANAWPYAASTYVPVGAGTGFFGFAPSPGGWGAPGLWCVPAYFPGFWPQAVGGGAGVWPPTAWPTPAGYVPGSSAVGVAFPPPVGISPWGSAEVGARAFWEGIARTSLPAFSAPSVDEAVEPGKDGAVAGKDEAFPEMFWGGDVEEA from the coding sequence GTGCGGATTCACATCGTCCAGCCGGAGGAGACGTGGGCGGCCATCGCCGAACGCTACGGCACCACTCCCGAGGAAATTCGTGCGTACAACGGCGTTGCGGAGGAAGACCTCCATCCCGGGATGAAGCTCAAGGTTCCCCCGGTTCGTTCGGCCGCGGAGGCCAGAGACCTTCAATCCGCGGAAGCGGATTTCGTCCGGGAGCATGCGGAGGCGGGAGGAGATCCCCCCGCATCCGAGGGCGACGCGTCTTCGCTTTCGGAAGCGGATGCGCCCGACGTGCGCGCGTCGTCCGCCGCGTTTGCCGAGGCGGAGGCCGCCGCAGAGCAGGAGGCGCAGGAAGGGAAGGCTGCCGCTAACGCGTGGCCGTATGCCGCGTCGACATACGTGCCCGTGGGAGCGGGGACGGGGTTTTTCGGATTTGCCCCTTCGCCCGGAGGATGGGGCGCCCCGGGCCTTTGGTGCGTTCCTGCGTACTTCCCGGGATTTTGGCCGCAGGCGGTAGGGGGCGGAGCGGGCGTCTGGCCGCCGACGGCGTGGCCTACGCCGGCGGGGTACGTTCCCGGAAGCTCCGCGGTCGGCGTAGCCTTCCCCCCTCCCGTAGGGATTTCCCCTTGGGGTTCGGCCGAAGTCGGCGCGCGCGCCTTTTGGGAGGGGATCGCCCGCACTTCTTTGCCCGCTTTTTCCGCGCCTTCGGTTGACGAGGCCGTAGAGCCCGGGAAAGACGGGGCGGTTGCGGGGAAAGACGAGGCGTTTCCCGAGATGTTCTGGGGTGGAGACGTCGAGGAGGCGTAG
- the pheA gene encoding prephenate dehydratase: protein MPNEVESVPTIAYLGPPGSFSEAAALKVPLPDKTLVDYPTIPDVLEAADLGHTTFAIIPIENAIEGSVNLAMDWLIHEVRLMIFAEIVLPIAHGLYVAPPQRETPFPQIEKIFSHGQAIAQSFRFLRRTFPHAQVEPTLSTSEALRLVAENPDRPWAALGHRRGAERYGLVERIRDVQDSPNNATRFLLVGHTPPAGLPPSERKKTTLLVTLGRDFPGALSQVLHCFSWRAINLSRIESRPTKRRLGSYVFYIDIDRGVDDVLIPAAMEELRALGHEVRFLGSYPVYEVDDD from the coding sequence ATGCCGAACGAGGTGGAATCCGTGCCTACGATTGCCTATCTCGGTCCCCCGGGGTCGTTTTCTGAGGCGGCTGCCCTCAAGGTCCCGTTGCCAGACAAGACGCTCGTGGACTACCCGACGATTCCCGACGTCCTCGAGGCCGCGGACCTCGGACACACGACCTTTGCGATTATTCCCATCGAAAACGCCATCGAAGGTTCTGTGAACCTGGCGATGGATTGGCTCATCCACGAAGTCCGCCTCATGATCTTTGCCGAGATCGTCCTCCCCATCGCCCACGGCCTCTACGTCGCGCCACCGCAGCGGGAAACGCCGTTCCCTCAGATCGAAAAGATCTTTTCCCACGGGCAGGCGATTGCCCAGTCTTTTCGCTTTCTGCGTCGGACGTTTCCCCACGCCCAGGTGGAGCCGACGCTTTCCACGAGCGAAGCCCTGCGCCTCGTCGCCGAAAACCCGGACCGCCCGTGGGCGGCCCTGGGCCACCGACGCGGGGCAGAGCGCTACGGCCTCGTGGAGCGCATCCGGGACGTTCAGGACAGCCCAAACAACGCGACGCGCTTCCTCCTCGTCGGACACACGCCGCCGGCGGGCTTACCCCCGTCCGAGCGGAAGAAGACGACCCTCCTCGTCACCCTCGGGCGCGACTTTCCGGGGGCGCTCAGCCAGGTCCTCCACTGCTTCAGCTGGCGCGCGATCAACCTAAGCCGGATCGAGTCGCGGCCTACGAAGCGGCGGTTGGGTTCGTACGTCTTCTACATCGACATCGACCGCGGCGTCGACGACGTGCTCATCCCGGCGGCGATGGAAGAACTCCGCGCCCTCGGCCACGAGGTCCGCTTTCTCGGGAGCTACCCGGTGTACGAAGTGGACGACGACTGA
- the thrB gene encoding homoserine kinase, translating into MEAEVTHEMSIPDGGPGAPAVVVRVPATSANLGSGFDAVGWAVDRYLFAEVRPVSPGDRRRFEVVGEVPPDARAEGESLFFRAVGEAFARAGREAPELAVRLQSEIPPGKGLGSSAAVIVAGLVAANVLLGGRFAVEELLSLATRLEGHPDNVAPALLGGLVVARADGEEVAAVRLRLPRVPALLAFVPEVELRTPASRRLLPDTYARETAVAAAGRAALLVAALAAGELEKLPAAFGDGLHEPYRLPHIPGAAELYALCASARARGCLGCYLSGAGPTIMAVFATPEAREDFRRRFSEHPLALSFVPEPLALVEEGAVVLAPR; encoded by the coding sequence GTGGAAGCGGAGGTCACGCACGAGATGTCCATCCCAGACGGAGGTCCGGGGGCACCCGCGGTCGTCGTCCGCGTACCCGCGACCTCTGCCAACCTCGGATCTGGGTTTGACGCCGTCGGTTGGGCGGTGGACCGCTACCTGTTCGCCGAAGTCCGCCCGGTTTCACCGGGCGATCGCCGGCGCTTCGAAGTTGTAGGCGAAGTTCCCCCCGACGCCCGGGCGGAGGGGGAGTCCCTCTTTTTCCGCGCGGTAGGGGAAGCCTTTGCGCGCGCGGGGCGCGAGGCGCCCGAGCTCGCCGTGCGCCTCCAAAGCGAGATTCCCCCGGGCAAGGGGTTGGGATCGAGCGCGGCGGTGATCGTGGCCGGGCTCGTGGCGGCAAACGTCCTCCTTGGGGGGAGGTTTGCCGTAGAGGAGCTCCTCTCCCTCGCCACCCGCCTCGAAGGCCATCCCGACAACGTGGCCCCCGCCCTCTTGGGCGGTCTCGTGGTAGCTCGGGCGGATGGCGAGGAAGTCGCCGCCGTACGCCTGCGCCTGCCGCGCGTGCCCGCGCTCCTCGCCTTTGTGCCGGAGGTCGAGCTCCGCACGCCTGCCTCCCGCCGCCTCCTCCCCGACACCTACGCCCGCGAGACGGCCGTTGCCGCCGCCGGGCGCGCCGCGCTCCTCGTCGCCGCCTTGGCGGCGGGGGAATTGGAGAAGCTCCCGGCGGCATTCGGCGACGGTCTGCACGAGCCGTACCGCCTGCCCCACATTCCCGGCGCCGCAGAACTGTACGCCCTCTGCGCTTCCGCGCGCGCTCGCGGTTGCCTCGGGTGTTACCTGAGCGGTGCGGGTCCGACGATCATGGCCGTCTTCGCCACGCCGGAGGCGCGGGAGGATTTCCGTCGCCGCTTTTCCGAACACCCGCTCGCCCTCTCCTTTGTGCCCGAACCCCTCGCCCTCGTGGAGGAGGGGGCCGTCGTCCTCGCTCCACGCTAG
- the thrC gene encoding threonine synthase → MWTGILDAYGNYLPLTERTPRLSLGEGNTPLVALPRLGARLDVELYAKLEGLNPTGSFKDRGMVVAVAKALEEGKRAVICASTGNTAASAAAYAARAGIRSFVVVPKGYVAVGKLVQAVAFGAAILEIEGNFDAGLHIVRRVAERESIALVNSVNPYRLEGQKTAAFEIVDALGDAPDVLALPVGNAGNISAYWMGFTQYPKALRRPRLLGVQAEGAAPIVRGAPVERPETVATAIRIGHPASWDKAVRARDESGGRILAVSDAEILDAYRALAREEGVFVEPASAAPIAGLFAARRDGWLPRGIRVVAVLTGNGLKDPDTALSAHVPERIVLPADEEAVVRTIARALGS, encoded by the coding sequence ATGTGGACGGGCATCCTCGACGCCTACGGAAACTACCTTCCCCTCACGGAGCGCACCCCGCGCCTTTCTTTGGGGGAGGGGAACACCCCCCTCGTCGCCCTGCCGCGCCTGGGCGCACGCCTCGACGTTGAGCTCTACGCCAAACTCGAAGGACTCAACCCCACGGGTTCTTTCAAAGACCGCGGGATGGTCGTCGCCGTGGCCAAGGCCCTCGAGGAGGGGAAGCGCGCCGTCATCTGCGCCTCCACGGGCAACACTGCGGCCTCTGCGGCGGCATATGCGGCCCGGGCGGGAATTCGCTCGTTCGTCGTCGTTCCCAAAGGGTACGTGGCCGTGGGGAAGCTCGTCCAAGCCGTAGCCTTTGGCGCGGCGATCCTCGAGATCGAGGGGAACTTCGACGCAGGGCTCCACATCGTGCGGCGCGTCGCCGAGCGGGAGTCCATCGCCCTCGTGAACTCCGTAAACCCGTACCGCTTGGAAGGGCAGAAGACCGCGGCCTTCGAGATCGTCGACGCCTTGGGGGATGCTCCGGACGTCTTGGCGCTTCCGGTGGGAAACGCTGGCAACATCTCCGCCTACTGGATGGGATTTACCCAATACCCGAAGGCGCTCCGTCGCCCTCGGCTTCTCGGCGTTCAGGCGGAAGGTGCGGCACCGATCGTCCGTGGGGCTCCTGTAGAGCGGCCGGAGACGGTGGCGACGGCCATCCGCATCGGGCATCCCGCAAGCTGGGACAAGGCGGTCCGCGCCCGCGACGAGTCGGGGGGTCGGATCCTCGCCGTATCCGACGCGGAAATCCTCGACGCCTACCGCGCCCTCGCCCGGGAGGAAGGGGTCTTTGTCGAGCCGGCGTCCGCGGCGCCAATCGCTGGCCTGTTTGCCGCTCGGCGGGACGGGTGGCTCCCCCGGGGGATCCGCGTCGTCGCGGTGCTTACGGGCAACGGCCTCAAGGATCCCGACACGGCGCTTTCGGCGCACGTCCCGGAGCGCATCGTCCTTCCCGCGGATGAAGAAGCCGTAGTTCGGACCATCGCCCGCGCACTCGGATCTTGA
- a CDS encoding ACT domain-containing protein, with amino-acid sequence MDIGSPAGGSSRRPGRRYYLVREDLLPETMRRAALARERVELGLSPSVHDAVRAVGISRSAFYKYRDGVYPFDDFVGPRLVVLSLRLRHRPGVLSSVLGEIARLGGNILTISQSLPLQGAAAVFLTVDLREVEEDHLLRRLGELEGVLDAAVVGRGASPAGLG; translated from the coding sequence GTGGACATCGGATCGCCCGCGGGGGGAAGTTCGCGGCGACCCGGGCGGCGGTACTACCTCGTGCGCGAGGACCTCTTGCCGGAGACGATGCGCCGGGCCGCTCTCGCCCGCGAACGGGTGGAACTCGGGCTTTCTCCGTCCGTCCACGACGCCGTGCGAGCCGTAGGGATCAGCCGAAGCGCCTTTTACAAGTACCGCGACGGCGTCTACCCGTTCGACGACTTTGTTGGCCCACGGCTTGTCGTTCTCTCGCTCCGGCTGCGCCACCGTCCCGGGGTACTCTCCTCCGTCCTCGGGGAGATCGCCCGGCTCGGCGGAAACATCCTCACGATCAGCCAGAGCCTACCCCTCCAAGGTGCTGCGGCGGTCTTCCTCACGGTCGACCTCCGCGAAGTCGAAGAAGACCACCTCCTCCGCCGCCTCGGCGAGCTGGAGGGCGTGCTCGATGCGGCCGTTGTCGGCCGCGGTGCGAGCCCGGCGGGTCTCGGGTAG
- a CDS encoding ABC transporter substrate-binding protein — translation MFRPFRFAWLFLAALVLLGTACTAGAPSENIAPHSQSSSKTSSPSGERTKIRLYEVTHSPFYAPQYVALALGYFAEEGLDIELVDGKGGDKVTTALLSGNADVILVGAEMAVYVNAQNPQDPMVVFARLTKRDGSFLVSRTPMEPFRWEDLRGKKFLAQRKGGMPDMIARHVLRKHGLEPGRDLEYLQHVDYANLAPAFASGTGDVVQLFEPFASTLVREGKGYVVAGFGPESGDVLYTSYHARKSSVEARRDVFVRFARAIARGQDYVRSHAPEEVARVLRDAFPGVDEPTLAEIVRRLQGADVFGADPLPPREDYERTLDILAENGMLSARLPYEAVVDPSIAEEAMRSLR, via the coding sequence GTGTTCCGCCCCTTTCGGTTCGCCTGGCTTTTCCTCGCCGCCCTCGTCCTCCTCGGAACCGCCTGCACGGCAGGTGCGCCGTCTGAAAACATCGCCCCGCATTCCCAAAGTTCGTCGAAGACCTCGTCCCCGTCCGGCGAACGCACGAAAATCCGCCTCTACGAGGTCACCCACTCCCCGTTTTACGCCCCGCAGTACGTCGCCCTGGCCCTCGGCTACTTTGCCGAAGAGGGCCTCGACATCGAACTCGTCGACGGCAAAGGGGGCGACAAGGTGACCACAGCGCTTCTGAGCGGCAACGCCGACGTGATCCTCGTAGGTGCGGAAATGGCGGTATACGTGAACGCCCAAAACCCGCAAGACCCGATGGTCGTCTTTGCCCGCCTCACGAAGCGCGACGGGAGCTTCCTCGTCTCCCGCACGCCCATGGAGCCCTTTCGTTGGGAGGACTTGCGAGGGAAGAAATTCCTCGCCCAACGGAAAGGGGGCATGCCGGACATGATCGCCCGCCACGTCCTCCGCAAGCACGGGCTCGAGCCGGGGCGCGACCTCGAGTACCTCCAGCACGTGGACTACGCAAACCTCGCCCCGGCCTTCGCGTCGGGTACGGGAGACGTGGTACAGCTCTTCGAACCCTTCGCCTCGACGCTCGTGCGCGAAGGAAAGGGGTACGTCGTCGCGGGGTTCGGACCGGAGTCGGGCGACGTCCTCTACACGTCCTACCACGCACGTAAGAGCAGCGTCGAGGCCAGGCGCGACGTCTTCGTGCGCTTCGCCCGCGCCATAGCCCGCGGCCAGGACTACGTCCGCTCGCACGCCCCCGAAGAGGTCGCCCGCGTGCTCCGCGACGCCTTCCCGGGAGTGGACGAACCCACGCTCGCGGAAATCGTACGCCGCCTCCAAGGAGCGGACGTGTTCGGCGCCGATCCCCTGCCGCCGCGAGAGGACTACGAACGCACGCTCGACATCCTGGCGGAAAACGGGATGCTCTCGGCGCGGCTCCCCTACGAAGCGGTCGTCGATCCTTCGATCGCCGAAGAGGCAATGCGAAGCCTGCGCTGA
- a CDS encoding ABC transporter ATP-binding protein, with the protein MPARAAIEVDHLTLAFISREKATLVLRDVTFSVPEGSFVALLGPSGCGKSTLLHTIAGLLMPTRGEVRLFGQPVRGPSPAVGIMFQQDYLLPWRTVAGNVRLAWELRRERPQPERLYALLEEVDLRDAAHRHPHELSGGMRQRAALVRTLVTDPAVLLLDEPFSALDYTTRLRLGELVHTVLRRHRKTALFVTHDIPEAISLADQILLMGRNPGRIVASFIPPPELAQKPPLARRTDPAFPRLFQEIWEEMKRVEDERPA; encoded by the coding sequence ATGCCCGCGCGTGCGGCCATCGAGGTGGACCACCTCACCCTGGCCTTTATTTCCCGGGAAAAGGCGACCCTTGTCCTCCGGGATGTGACCTTTTCTGTGCCCGAAGGGTCTTTCGTCGCCCTCCTCGGACCTTCCGGCTGCGGGAAGAGCACGCTCCTCCATACGATCGCGGGGCTTCTCATGCCCACGCGGGGAGAGGTCCGCCTCTTCGGACAGCCCGTCCGCGGACCCTCCCCCGCTGTGGGGATCATGTTCCAGCAGGACTACCTCCTTCCCTGGCGTACGGTGGCGGGCAACGTGCGGCTCGCGTGGGAGCTCAGGCGCGAACGGCCGCAGCCAGAGCGTCTGTACGCCCTCCTCGAGGAAGTCGACCTTCGGGACGCCGCCCACCGCCATCCTCACGAGCTTTCGGGGGGGATGCGCCAGCGCGCGGCGCTCGTGCGCACGCTCGTGACCGACCCTGCCGTTCTCCTCCTCGACGAACCCTTTTCCGCCCTCGACTACACCACGCGCCTCCGGCTGGGAGAACTCGTCCACACGGTGCTCCGCCGCCACAGAAAGACGGCCCTCTTCGTCACCCACGACATCCCGGAGGCGATCTCCCTCGCCGACCAGATCCTCCTCATGGGACGCAACCCCGGACGGATCGTGGCGTCCTTCATCCCTCCGCCGGAACTCGCGCAAAAACCCCCGCTCGCCCGGCGCACGGACCCCGCCTTCCCGCGCCTCTTTCAGGAGATCTGGGAGGAGATGAAGCGCGTGGAAGACGAGCGCCCGGCGTGA
- a CDS encoding ABC transporter permease, with protein sequence MKGAEASAEYAAFRREQDEWLEEARRAYVRKEERQTQFVRSLQLGIVLSLLVGWELGARWGILDPLLFSSPTAVVQLVADLAASGELWRHVGITVYETLLGFVLGTLGGIAVALALWFFPLLGRVLDPYLVVLNSLPKIALGPIFIVAFGAGPRAIVAIAAFVSVFVTIQVLTSAFVAVDANFLRLAYSLGASRLDVFRKIVFPASLPTLLAALKVNIGLSWIGVIVGEFLVARQGLGALIVYGFQVFNFRYVYAGILLVALLATAMYAVASAVERAYGRRPK encoded by the coding sequence GTGAAAGGTGCCGAAGCCTCTGCAGAATACGCGGCATTCCGCAGAGAACAAGACGAATGGCTCGAAGAGGCGCGCCGCGCCTACGTCCGAAAGGAAGAAAGGCAGACCCAGTTCGTGCGCTCCCTTCAGCTGGGGATCGTCCTCAGCCTCCTCGTAGGTTGGGAACTCGGAGCGCGGTGGGGGATCCTAGACCCCCTCCTCTTCAGCTCTCCCACCGCCGTCGTCCAACTCGTCGCCGACCTCGCCGCCTCCGGCGAACTCTGGCGCCACGTGGGAATTACCGTGTACGAAACCCTCCTTGGATTTGTCCTCGGCACGCTCGGCGGGATCGCGGTCGCCCTCGCCCTTTGGTTCTTTCCTCTCCTCGGGCGCGTGCTCGACCCGTACCTCGTCGTCCTCAACAGCCTGCCCAAGATCGCACTCGGTCCCATCTTTATCGTCGCCTTTGGTGCGGGGCCGCGCGCGATCGTCGCCATCGCCGCCTTCGTTTCCGTCTTCGTGACCATTCAGGTGCTCACGTCGGCCTTTGTCGCCGTGGACGCGAACTTCCTCAGACTCGCCTACTCCCTCGGCGCCTCGCGCCTCGACGTCTTCCGGAAAATCGTCTTTCCCGCAAGCCTCCCGACGCTCCTCGCCGCACTCAAGGTGAACATTGGACTCTCCTGGATCGGCGTGATCGTCGGGGAATTCCTCGTCGCCCGGCAAGGCCTCGGAGCCCTCATCGTCTACGGCTTCCAGGTGTTCAACTTCCGCTACGTGTACGCCGGAATTCTCCTCGTAGCCCTCCTCGCCACGGCGATGTACGCCGTCGCCTCCGCCGTGGAGCGCGCGTACGGACGCAGGCCTAAGTAG
- a CDS encoding purple acid phosphatase family protein, with amino-acid sequence MSQLISRRDFLRGSLGLIGASVFVQAVGVSEAFAQGETSDTAVSSENAIYHEELVTVGADRMAVTWVTEQPGSTVLWLGEHPERLTRYTFGGATRYHLAEVDRLLPATRYFYQVETDGVRGPLNTLRTLPAPRGSLLYRVGFVSDSHIATQAGEGDPNQLYLGKLLEDGPELLRSALDDLVRKGANYLVHGGDLTESGRADEYALFRNVVAPYAAALPFAAVPGNHDKYQKKTGGVGEAGFREYVSGELYRAEVQGDALFVYLDSARTNNDWGYIPQAELRWLDATLAAHREKKAFLVLHHPTNGMDVWFGTTNFLQFQNIVKRYPNVQGVFAGHMHRNYVTVGKGARGALPYVELPATVQFPNGYGLVDVYEGGIVYTSHKVSALHLSEKSREKVLRQLSDLYVLYTLGCAGDRALTFDVEQGTVVRQEGFLLTAVVELRTALGLLRDAITRRVSLTAAEAKNLVRVVFGRFATREEAERRKAELAQIVPFPLSIREENAAVRI; translated from the coding sequence GTGAGCCAGCTCATCTCGCGCCGCGACTTTTTGCGCGGCTCCCTCGGCCTCATCGGCGCATCGGTATTCGTGCAGGCGGTGGGCGTCTCTGAAGCGTTCGCCCAAGGCGAGACTTCTGACACCGCCGTATCGTCGGAAAACGCCATCTACCACGAGGAACTCGTCACCGTGGGAGCGGACCGCATGGCCGTCACGTGGGTCACGGAGCAACCCGGGTCTACGGTGCTCTGGTTGGGCGAACACCCCGAACGCCTCACCCGGTACACCTTTGGCGGTGCGACGCGCTACCACCTCGCCGAGGTGGACCGGCTTCTCCCGGCGACGCGCTACTTCTACCAGGTGGAGACGGACGGAGTGCGGGGGCCCTTGAACACCCTGCGCACCCTCCCCGCCCCGCGCGGATCTCTCCTCTACCGCGTGGGATTCGTCTCCGACAGCCACATCGCCACGCAGGCGGGGGAAGGCGACCCGAACCAGCTGTACCTCGGCAAGCTCCTCGAAGACGGTCCGGAACTCCTCCGGAGCGCCCTCGACGACCTCGTGCGGAAGGGCGCGAACTACCTCGTCCACGGCGGCGACCTCACGGAGTCGGGGCGGGCAGACGAGTACGCCCTCTTTCGGAACGTCGTCGCCCCGTACGCCGCCGCCTTGCCCTTCGCCGCTGTACCGGGAAACCACGACAAGTACCAGAAAAAGACGGGCGGCGTCGGCGAGGCGGGGTTCCGCGAATACGTCTCCGGCGAACTCTACCGCGCCGAAGTCCAGGGGGACGCCCTCTTCGTGTACCTGGACTCGGCCCGAACGAACAACGACTGGGGGTACATCCCCCAAGCGGAGCTCCGCTGGCTCGACGCCACGCTCGCCGCGCACCGGGAAAAGAAGGCCTTCCTCGTCCTTCACCACCCGACGAACGGAATGGACGTCTGGTTCGGTACGACGAACTTCCTTCAGTTTCAAAACATCGTAAAGCGCTACCCCAACGTCCAGGGCGTCTTCGCCGGCCACATGCACCGAAACTACGTCACCGTAGGGAAGGGAGCCCGAGGAGCACTCCCCTACGTGGAGCTCCCCGCCACAGTCCAGTTTCCCAACGGCTACGGCCTCGTCGACGTATACGAGGGCGGGATCGTCTACACCTCCCACAAGGTGAGCGCCCTGCACCTCTCGGAAAAGTCGCGGGAAAAGGTCCTCCGCCAGCTGAGCGACCTTTACGTCCTCTACACCCTCGGCTGCGCCGGAGACCGCGCCCTCACCTTTGACGTGGAACAGGGCACAGTAGTCCGCCAGGAAGGCTTCCTCCTCACGGCGGTCGTCGAGCTCCGGACGGCCTTGGGGCTCCTCCGCGACGCGATCACCCGCCGGGTCTCCCTCACCGCCGCAGAAGCGAAAAACCTCGTCCGCGTCGTCTTCGGCCGCTTTGCCACGCGCGAAGAAGCCGAGCGGCGCAAGGCGGAGCTCGCGCAAATCGTTCCCTTCCCCTTGAGCATCCGCGAGGAAAACGCTGCGGTGCGGATTTAG